One region of Eurosta solidaginis isolate ZX-2024a chromosome X, ASM4086904v1, whole genome shotgun sequence genomic DNA includes:
- the LOC137235423 gene encoding uncharacterized protein isoform X2: MNAECRRAWRCHRCRQSAKSETKQVPQKSKGTASSSLPPTPSLKKDKAGQGTSSDVHVHTVQSDVSELKADSKEIMRLISDLSAKFEKSQEDLRQEFFKTTLQYENTITELKSQVADLREKCDKQTLIISRLEHNESAQQQQSLIRNVVIRNIDKRDNENFSAIVERIAAIADVNIAESDIDDVYRENRKQGNIVVKFCRTTKKSEFIKKTKGKKLSAGAVLGNGNGAGKYVHVNDQLTAYNRYLLWAAKNKAKACGWKFVWVKEGKVLYIFIPNQTSIS; encoded by the coding sequence ATGAACGCTGAGTGCCGTCGCGCCTGGAGATGCCACAGGTGCAGGCAATCTGCCAAGTCAGAAACGAAGCAAGTTCCTCAAAAAAGTAAGGGAACAGCATCATCATCATTACCGCCTACTCCTAGTCTTAAGAAGGATAAGGCCGGACAAGGTACAAGCAGCGACGTTCACGTCCATACTGTGCAATCTGATGTTAGCGAACTCAAAGCTGACAGTAAGGAAATAATGCGTCTTATATCAGATCTATCtgctaaatttgaaaaatcgcaGGAAGACTTAAGACAGGAATTTTTTAAAACTACACTCCAGTATGAAAACACCATAACAGAGTTGAAGAGCCAGGTCGCTGACCTTCGTGAAAAGTGCGATAAACAAACTTTAATAATATCTAGATTAGAGCATAATGAGAGTGCACAGCAACAGCAATCACTTATACGTAACGTCGTTATAAGAAATATTGATAAGAGAGACAACGAAAATTTTAGCGCAATTGTAGAGCGGATAGCAGCGATTGCCGATGTAAACATTGCGGAGAGTGATATAGACGACGTCTACAGGGAAAATAGGAAGCAGGGTAATATAGTTGTTAAGTTTTGCCGTACAACAAAGAAAAGTGAATTCATAAAGAAAACGAAGGGTAAAAAGCTGAGTGCAGGTGCTGTACTAGGCAATGGCAATGGAGCTGGTAAATATGTGCATGTGAATGATCAACTCACTGCATACAATCGTTACCTATTGTGGGCCGCCAAAAATAAGGCAAAGGCGTGCGGCTGGAAATTCGTTTGGGTTAAGGAGGGCAAGgtgttatatatatttattccgaATCAGACATCGATCTCATAA
- the LOC137235423 gene encoding uncharacterized protein isoform X1 has product MRMMKNAQAMLYLDMLSSYGFENIKDYTRVDVKRKSATCIDHIFIKSKDAKLHSAIIETNISDHYSLLLGVFFGERDRVSKSTNRLSLSLSDKKVADQLREVNWNEELECTNVSTMYEKILSTFGCIYENALVKHTKKPRKPIDWLTSEIIHLCKKRDSLYNKWKSNPYDRNIEMQYKKFRNHVNKTINKRKNEYYREKFAACRYDIRKTWQVINELIGRKPISTDEMLSRNFIGGDFKSICDTFIITFDNGIKQAVHNCDIKTLIAPECSISNSIYLDEVSEEEVLNTIQKLDGKKGPGIDGIRPKDIKNNAILMS; this is encoded by the exons ATGCGGATGATGAAGAATGC GCAAGCTATGCTTTACCTAGACATGTTATCTTCGTAtggatttgaaaatattaaaGATTATACGAGAGTAGATGTGAAGAGAAAAAGCGCCACATGCATTGACCACATTTTTATCAAAAGCAAAGATGCAAAATTACACTCAGCAATAATAGAGACCAATATTTCTGACCATTACTCCCTTTTACTTGGTGTCTTTTTTGGTGAACGCGATAGAGTTAGTAAGAGCACAAATAGGTTATCTTTATCATTAAGTGACAAAAAAGTCGCTGATCAACTGCGTGAGGTTAATTGGAACGAAGAACTAGAATGTACAAACGTTAGCACTATGTATGAAAAGATACTTTCTACCTTTGGATGTATCTACGAGAATGCTTTGGTTAAACATACAAAGAAACCTCGAAAACCGATTGATTGGCTAACGAGCGAAATTATACATCTGTGTAAGAAGCGGGATAGTCTGTACAATAAATGGAAGTCTAACCCATATGATAGGAACATAGAAATGcaatacaaaaaatttagaaatcacgtaaataaaacaattaataaaagaaaaaacgaaTACTATCGAGAAAAATTCGCAGCCTGTAGATATGATATCCGTAAAACATGGCAGGTGATTAATGAATTAATAGGAAGAAAACCCATTAGCACTGACGAAATGTTGTCCAGGAATTTTATAGGTGGGGATTTCAAAAGTATCTGTGATACCTTTATTATAACTTTTGATAACGGAATTAAACAAGCAGTCCACAATTGTGACATAAAGACTTTAATTGCACCAGAATGCAGTATATCGAATTCAATTTATTTAGATGAAGTAAGCGAGGAGGAAGTCCTGAATACCATCCAAAAATTAGATGGCAAAAAAGGACCCGGTATAGACGGTATAAGACCAAAGGACATTAAGAACAACGCAATTTTAATGAGTTAA